The genomic DNA CCGTTGTAAATCGAAATTCAATATGGGGGTTTTGAAATGACGTAATCGTGCACTGAGATGGTTTCGGTGCCGGCGTGCCGTTTCACAATGCATTTTGTGTCCCCCACATAAGCCAAAAGCAAAGCGCTCTTGATTACAGAACTTTTcttatatatgaattattaatcCAAGTGGTCTTGATATTTACATGGCTATTGCCGAATCTTTGCtgatgtcattgtttacattttttctcaTTAGAATACGAAGGAGCCATGGCCGTATAtacgaactaaattcaaaagttgaaagagctgatgAACAtgagcaatttgtgcaattttcagctctttgcaagcaataatgaagaaaaatcagccattgaaaactgcaaaattgctgggtggcaaGACAGTTAATTAGCTATATATAATCAGataatttctccgaaaccatttGGTATATCAGggtcaaattttcagagataactgaaattgttatgctctttcaatattcagaggttttattttattagctttatcagataatgataagcatatattaatgaggcaaaaaatataaataaatatttgcctataaaaatataaattgagGACTCACTTTGGAAAAGTGTGATAGCCTGGAATCTAGAGAAAGGGTGATAGGAACTTCAATTCACACAGTAATATTGTCGCATGACCAGTGTATAACTCAAGTTACAGAACATCAGCTCTGAACAGGATAATCTGTGAGAGGCTTTTTTCAATAAAGCAGCAATCAGTAAAACAGACATCAggattaataatattgtaactTTAGTTTTGGGTTTGTAAAGTGCTTTGTATGGTGTGTTGCATCCCTCCAAATAATCCTCCAAGTGCCTGTGCATCTGCCTTCAACCCAGGTTACTACTCTTTTCCATTGTGAACTGTATAGACCAATAGATCAGTGGTATAGTTTACTGTTCTCACTTTCGTCCACTTTGATGAAGAAGGACAGAAATAAAAGGTGAcaagtttttcttttgattGTAAGCAAAACAATAGTTCTTTGATCTTTAACAGCTTCTTCTTCTCGACTATACAAACAGGTTCCTTTATAAAGGAATCAGCCTTACATTACTCTTTGTTTTCACTTAGAATACATTAGCAAATGTCTAcaaattaaatgcttttttctGCATTAGGTTTTCAGATACATTGGAATTTTTAATGCAAACTCTGGTTTTAAAGTTGTGCCTTGTGACCGATATTCTGGTGAGGAACGAGGTGCAAAAGTTGTGTCTACATGTGATTGGTAAGTAGATCTTAATAGTTGTCTTCAAAAGTGCTTTTCCTCTCAGGgctcagaaaaatacaaaaatgaaataacttGCTCACAGTCAAGTCCTAACTGATTGAAATCTGTCATCCTGGTCTTGCTTCAAGGAATGATTCAGCtgtggcaggattagctcagtcagcagagcgcttgactgcagagtgggAGGTCGCAGGTTcaattcccggggccggaccaatacttaaaggcccatgttcaccctaGATGCATTGTGCGCCCTGTACTccagaaaaaaacatttcgcgTAGTTGAAAATCACTGCCTTTAGTGTGTAAAGTCAATCTTTGTTAATCTTCTACAGTTtgctaaatctggtttaaaagaaagtctaaacaagttcttttggtatttttctttacatctttttggatattttggaatggtatcgagcctttttgtttctgtgagTGTTTGTTTCACTGCAGCACTTTCGATGGCGGCTCCATCAAAACGATCGGTTGGAAGCATGGTTGGAAGACCACGTCGACAGGGGTTGTCGAAGTACATTCGTCTCCGTGAATCAGCTTTTTCAATCCCTGGAGAGATGGGAAAGAAACTCTTGGCTGTAAATTCTACAGACAGTGTGTTTGCTGAGTTCCTTCTACATCGAAtgttcaattgtaaacaaaggtcCCGTTGAAATCAGTTGAAATCAAAATAAGCGAGTCAATCTAACAtgaacaatgctttatttaatttaacctaTGAAGCGAGTGATATCCTTAACGTAAACTTATCGTCTGGCGTATCATGATTAAAGCCGGCTCTAAAGTAGCGAGAACTCTTATTAGCAAACCAATCCTTAgcaaaacctaaagaaagtGTAATATAGCGATTATAGCGATTACAGACTGTATGCAGTGCTGATTCGGCGCTTTGCAAACACAACTCCTCGCTTATTCTTTCGAGAACACATACCTAAAAGCTTCCTAagaattaacaaaaaataatagattgaggaatcaaaacatttcacagtCGAATCGGGCTTCAGGAAAACCTCACCTGGTGCTTAGACATTCCGTAATTTATGAACTTCATTGTGTTCATCGGACTCAGCAAGGCATCCATATGCATTCACTaccagtttaaattttgagGTGCTTTCTGCGGTGACATTTAAGGAAGTCGGCGATATATCTTCCTCCatttggaaaagaattaaaagtctTACTGGCCTCTTTGATACTGTCTGTCTAAGCTTCGGTCAAGCGTCAAAAAAGCTGCAATTGTGGTCTCCCTCGCagtcgtttttagtatcgtcacgcaacgctcctcaaagtggaagccaatcaaaacactgcatttgacaaaagaatcgtttcaaaacaaaaacacaagcgcgcaaagccgtttgggtgaacatgggcctttaaaATAACTTAGAAATGAAGGTACAGTTTTCTTTGCCCTGCAGGCGGCTGGACCTTTGcgtggctcagatgaccacgtaaaatggcggtcccgtctccactAGGAGATGTAATAATAGTGTCTCCAGTTAGAGCTTccatgctaaatacattgacaccgAAATAAAGTGCCTTTGTTTGATAGACTCATAGTTTTAAAATTGAGTTTTGGTTGGAAATATGAAATTTGCAGGGTGCTATGAGTGTTGGCCACACGTTGAAAGTGATTCAACATGGTCTTGAGAACTCAAAAATGGCCTATCCTGACAAACACTTGATACTATTAATATTACAAGGcttgaaaaaacttgaatttcagCTTGTCCtgtgggcaagcagctctcataTTCTGCTTGTCTagggccacttcttgcttgtcttagttaatgatttgttagaggatgacttgcctggacCCCTGCCCATGGGGCAAAATAGCttaaaaagttacttgcccagcaagaaaatctacttgtgtCAGACTACCAGACAGGACTTTTTTCTTGGTGGATCCATTGTTATTACAGGCACATTTAACTGTGACAAAATTTCATTGTGTTATCCAATGCCTAAGTTTAACATCTACTGTTATCTCTAGATAGCCCAGAGTTGTGCTCTAGCAGCACCCAGAGGCCTGTAGCACCCTGCTTTTGCTCTCGCGTGACTAGGAAATCTCAGTTTTTGTTTAGAAATCATGTGCTAGGCAGCCTGgttttcacaggttcagagcattGGGCTCCCTAGAATTTCTCTTAGAACATGGCCTTGTAGCCAATATAGTGTTTTTATTGCAGGACTGTGTTGCAGCAGAGGCCAGTGGCTGCTAGTGAAGTACTTTAATATACCATAGTGCATGGAGGAAATATTAGCCCTTGCACAAGACTTGACGCTGTACACTGTATATGCCGGGCACCCTGCTAGATTATTGTTTTGCGCTCCCATTTCGTAGCGCAGAGGAAATTTTTTTGCCATGCTCAGTGAATTATCATTCTTCTACTTTTAGGTACAAAGGTGACAAGCTTCCGTATCTGTGTGGATGCATTGCAGCAATGACTGAGGAGGAAGAGAAAAAGCTTCTACGTCCTGGAGAAAATGATTTTAGCATTATGTTTTCCTGTAGGAAGAATCTATCACAACTGTGGCTTGGGCCTGCAGCATACATAAACCATGGTATGTAACAGAAACAAATCTTATTTTTGTAATATCATATAGTTTATGATTGTATACATGTACAATAATATTGTATTAGACAGTATAAACCACTTATTCACAAGTGAATAGCATTCATTTTGTAAGGCAATAGAGTAAACCTGTGACCCAGAATGAAATGATTTAACATATCTTCCTTTGTTTCTCTTGCAGACTGTCGGCCCAACTGCAAGGTATGCTTCTGTATGAGTTGGTATCTTGTGCCTTTCAAACATGCCTGAGATGGTTTTTCTACTAAGCGGTCCTATCTTCCACCCAAATTCATTAACGTGAACTTTAACAGGGTTGTAAGTGCTCTCTAATGGTTATTATTACTCCTGAAACAAAAGCAAGTTTGTATGGCTAAACAGTAAGTTTAGTTGTCAAACTGCAAGCAGTGATTTGCTTTATGTAATCCTTTTTTTCTGAGATGGCCAAAAACTGTTTTGGCTGCCTTATCCAGCATTTTTGTCCCTACTAGTGTGCAAgttcagggctgtgctctagcagagcccaggagcccctggcgcctaacttttgctcttgggggACCAGAGAATCTTAGTTCTTTCATGCAAATCATACACTGTGCACCCTAGTTTTTAAAGGTTCAGAGCACTGCACCCCCTTCAATTTTCCTAGAGCATAGCCTTGGAGGTGGTACTGAAGGTCATTGAGTTGTATGTGAATACAAATCTTTTGCAAACAAATTTCTTGTTCCAAGGAAAGGTCCTTGGTTACACTGTAAACAACTTTAATGATTGTCAGTACTAATATGTACAGTAAGTTGTTTAATGACTTTTTATTGCGTGGTGCAGTTTGTGTCCATAGGTCGAGACACCGCTTGTGTTAAAGTGTTGAGAGACCTGGAGCCTGGTGAGGAGATCACATGTTACTATGGTGACGATTTCTTTGGTGACAACAATTGCAATTGTGAATGTGTGACATGTGAAAGGTACATCCCTTTTAAAGCTTTTCGTAAACAGGATTCACACCATTAAAAAAACAAgcatttcttgaaatttttctgtGTTAATCAACTCTACTTTCAGTTGTACTGGGTTTAGTTAAGCACCCTTATTATTAAGCTCTCTTTATCATGATCAAAAAAAGAGTTTCGGGGCATTGGTCACTTTGgcacaaagagaaattttatgATATGAGATTAAGGTGCTTTACTTGTTATCATCATGATTTGACCCTTCTCCCCAAGTGGGGAACATGGCAGGAGTATTTTAACACGTGTCCAGTTCACTATGATaagattttataatttattctTGTTAGCAATAATCAAAGCTGCAGATAATCTTATTACCACCAGACTTGAAAAAGTGACTCGTTTTCCATCAGTCCAATTATCAAACCAAACAGGACCGTTGGGAGTATTAATTATAAATTTACGGAcatgtttattcttttttcaaagAGCCTTTTTGACTGGGCAATGTTTTGTTAATATCTTTTTACAGACGAGGTACTGGGGCATTTACATCCAAGGTGAAAGCTGTTGATAAGAAACAAAAGTATAGTTTCAGAGAAACGGACAAGAGGTTAAAAAGGTTGGCTCGCCGAATGACAGGTAAATGCTACAAAATTATTGAGAAATTACAAGTCAGCTTACTGTAGTTCTTGGTGTGGTGTAATGAAGGTGCTGTTTAATAGTAGCCTTAGTCAAGTAGTTGTACAATGATTGTAGAACATCCCGTGAGCAATTATGTTTTTGTTGCAAGTTACCTTTTAGAGTAAAGGTTCAAGACAACTGCAATAGAAAGaaaattacataaaaaaaaacaagactgAGGGTCATCATTAATGCTTCTGAGATTTGGACGTGTGGTTGAGACTCCATGGCCATAGTTTTTCTATGTACAGTTTCGGACTTTAAGGACAGGCTTTGGCTCACTGCACATGTTTCTGATAATAGTTATTTTCACTCCGCTGACACACAAATCAGTAATGAGAAATCATTTTACTGATTCTATGACAGTtgcgtgaaaaataatttcatgAGAATCTGACTCtactggtaaaaaaaatattattgttagtaCTTGATTGAACAAAGTCATACAAGTTAAGTTTGATTTATGTCTCACAATCCTTCCATTACCTTCCCACAGGCTCATTTCTtgatgttgataatgttccCTCACCTAAAGTGTCAGATTCTGTGGACAGTGGTGCAGAAGAAAAACTTTGTGAAGAAATTGATTGCTTGATATCTGTTGATCTCCACACAACTGATCGTGAACGAAACCAATCAACAACCACAATTCCTACAAGTAGATTTTATTCTTCTTCTAAGAGACCAAAACCTCGGGCCAGTGTCACAATTGGTCTAAAAGAACTGAATGCTGCAAAAAGAAAACGACGGAGAAAAGGCCCAAGGTTATGCATGCCCACAAAACGTCGGAGAAAGCATACTTTTATTGGACATATTACAGAAGGCCCACTTGATGAAGTTTGCGCGTTTGTTCCACCAGAGAGGCACACATCTGTGGATAGTGGTGTGGACATAGCTGACAATGCTGACAATGATTTGTTTACGTATAGTGATAAATATAAATCTAACTTTACGTGTGACTTGTATCTTCCATCAAGGTCATTGGGAAAGAACAGTGACGGTTTAATGCTAGCCCGACATCGTTTGTCTCTGGATTCAAATCTTGGCCTTCTTCCTCTTCAGAAAAGCAGTGCCAGTTATCGCTGCCCATGCTGTCCTTGAACTTTTTAAGTCAGTGGAACATTGAAAACTATTATTATCCATGTGTCTCAGCACTACACTTAAACAAAAACTCTCAGTACCTTGAACCTTTGCTAAAAAAAGACCTTTAGTATTAGGCCCTTTGCGCAATGATGTCTTTTTACTGCTACGAccagatttaattttttttctctgtaatATTTAAAATTGGTACTCCCAGtgaagttttgttaaaaaaaaccacCTAATTTGcacaacaaagcaaaaccgTGAAGGTCCTGGTAGTTGTAGTATAATGACACCATCATGCAATGGCTTTTTCTGACTTATACACCTGACTTCAGTCAATTTTATCAGTTTCATGAAAGTTTAGTTTTGGAAAATGTAAACCCCTTCAATTTCCACTGACCCACAGGAATGACAGTTCAGCTTTGCTGTAAAGAGGCAGCTGAGAGTTTCCTCCCACAACACTTCCTTCCTCAATATGAGGGAGTTTATGCTTACAGTGATGGAAGTTAAGATGTGTGACTAATCAAGATGGCAGTGTATTCACAATCTTTCACATTATTTTTACAGCTGCAATGACCAGCTCCCTTAATTTATCAGGAAAATAATGTTGGAAGATTTTCCACTGTTAAAAATTTGTTAGAGACCGCATCcacataaaaaaatgaaaataatgattGGTCTTCCTAAATTGCCATAGCCTGCAAAAGcagatttttattttgctcCTTAACCCTGCCATTTTTTGTACTTCACTGATTGTTGTTGCATAAAGTCCCTTTTCAGCATTGACATTTTCTGGGTCTACACATAATTTCTGTGTGGTGAAAattaaggaaaaagaaaaactaaaaaaatattagTGTTGTATCCACATTAAAGTAATATATTCatctataaaataataataataataataattattattattattattagccgGGAAACAATGACTTACAAAAATTTGACTCATCTAATTTCTCTTTGATGTCTTCTCTATTTTACATTAATTAAGCAAGTTAACTAATATGTGCCAGATGAGTATTGTTCAACATTACGTCAGTGTCTTATCTTTTGTTAGCGTGTGGGTTCTAAATTGCCTAAAGAAATATTTAGTCTGTGGTTCTGTGTCAATTCTGTCTTTCAAAGGAAGATTACAATCAGGATTTTCAGAAATGCGGTTGGTTTAACTAAAACACCCATTTTTCTCTGTGGCAGGGGAATTTGAGGGAAGTTCCTTTCATTTCAAAATAGGTGGAATTGTTATTATTTGGGTGTTGTGGCACTGGTTGTCACCTTTATCTTGAATATTGTACCCTTTTATATTCCCaggaatgttcttttttttttacaaaaaataactgTTCTGGAAAGTATACCTATCAATTCTTGTGCCTTAGGTGTGATCCCACCTGTAGTACAGATCAATTAAAACTTAAACCATTGTTTGGGAAATGAAGATTCCCATGTGAATGATGGTAGTTTTCCCTAAATCTCTTATTTTGGAAGTGAAAGCAATGGAACTGTGTGCTTTGGAAATTTTCAGAATGTGTTAAAAAAATGATCTTCAGTAAACATGAGTAAACCTCAAAACCATCAACTCATTACTGCTGTAGAGTTTGCAGTCTAGTTTTCTCACGTCTGATTGGTTTTTCCCTTGCGTAA from Porites lutea chromosome 6, jaPorLute2.1, whole genome shotgun sequence includes the following:
- the LOC140940578 gene encoding histone-lysine N-methyltransferase KMT5B-like; its protein translation is MVMNNDTLKQGTPTHARQLAESDDIASSLVLDSMLGFTTHKMATRFRPLKVDQEIVKKALERYAKDGDTEQAYNEIVFNGGDWGRCYFITKSKTQIAAFKEHVFRYIGIFNANSGFKVVPCDRYSGEERGAKVVSTCDWYKGDKLPYLCGCIAAMTEEEEKKLLRPGENDFSIMFSCRKNLSQLWLGPAAYINHDCRPNCKFVSIGRDTACVKVLRDLEPGEEITCYYGDDFFGDNNCNCECVTCERRGTGAFTSKVKAVDKKQKYSFRETDKRLKRLARRMTGSFLDVDNVPSPKVSDSVDSGAEEKLCEEIDCLISVDLHTTDRERNQSTTTIPTSRFYSSSKRPKPRASVTIGLKELNAAKRKRRRKGPRLCMPTKRRRKHTFIGHITEGPLDEVCAFVPPERHTSVDSGVDIADNADNDLFTYSDKYKSNFTCDLYLPSRSLGKNSDGLMLARHRLSLDSNLGLLPLQKSSASYRCPCCP